GGGGATCCCGTCGGTGGTGACCCCGGGCAGTCCGGCCCGCTCGAGCTCGGCCAGCAGGTCCTGCCTCGGCCGGGCGACCACGGGCAACCAGCGGTCGCTCTGCGGTAGTTCACCCGCCGCCAGTGCGGGCAGCACGCCCGCCTCGACCAGGGAGGACTTGCCCGAACCGGAGGGCCCGAGCAGCAGCGTGAGCCGCTGCTGGCGGGCCAGGTTCGCCAGTACCTGCCGCACGGCCTCCGCACGGCCTTCGAACCACTGGGCCTGCTCGGCGGTGAACGGCTCCAGCCCCCGGTAGGGGCACACCTCCTGCTCGGTCAGTTCGGGCCACACCTCCCGCAGCACCTGGGTGGGCGTGACGTAGGCGATCTCCTGCCCCCGCTCGTGCTCGTCCGGTGCGGCGATCTCGGTGAGCATGCCGATGACCAGGCCCGTCACCTCGTCGACGACCGGACCGCCGCTGAAGCCGGTGGTCAGGTCGTTGGCGGAGGTCAACTGCAGGTACACACCCCTGTCCTCGGTCGCCGGCAGCAGATCGCCGGCCACCCCGAAGCCGAAGTGCCCGCCGGGCGGGGCCTGTGCGGGGAAGCCGAACGAGCGCACCGGGTGGCCCCGGCAGCCTGCCGCGCTGCCCACCGGCAACCCCGCCATGCCCTCCGAGGTACCGCGCAGGCGCACGACGGCCACGTCCGCGTCCTCGGGGGCGCGCCACGCCTCCTCCAGGACGCGTCCCTCGATCCGGGGCGCCCCGGCCAGGTGGGGGAAGGCCAGCCGTACTTCGCCGCCCGGCCTCGATCCGGCCCCGCGCAGGACGTGCGCACAGGTGACCAGGACGTCCTCGGAGAGCAGGAAGCCCGCTCCGGCCACCTCGCCGTCCGGCCCGAGGACCTGGGCGACGTTGGAGAGCAGTTGCGATGAGCGGCCGCTGTCGGGCCTCATGCCGGTGATGGCCACGGGATCAGTCCTTCGACGCCCCTCTTCAGTATGGGCGGATCAGGCATATACCGCATTCCGGCACAAGGTGCACTCTCTAGCCGGTGGCCTGGCGCATCAGGAGGTCCCGGAGCTGGCGGGCGTGGCGGCGGCTGACCTGGAGTTCCGCCGAGCCCACGCGGACGCTGGTGGTGCCCGCGTCCAGGCGCAGTTCGTCGATCCGGGCCAGCGCCACCAGGTGGCGGCGGTGGATCCGGACGAACCCGCGCGCCGCCCAGCGCTCCTCCAGCGTGGACAGCGGGATCCGTACGAGGTGGCTGCCCTCGTCGGTGTGCAGCCGGGCGTAGTCCCCCTGGGCCTCCACGTACGCGATGTCCGCGATCGCCACGAACCGGGTGACCCCGCCCAGTTCGACCGCGATCTGCTCCGGGGCCCGGTCGGCGGCGCCGACGGTGGCCGGCTCGGCGGCCGGGCGGCGCGGCGCCGGCCCGCCCGGCTGCGCCTCCTGCGTCTGCGGCTGGCCGGGCCGGCCGAGCAGCGCGCGGGCCCGGCGGACGGCCTCGGCCAGCCGCTCCGGCCGCACGGGCTTGAGTACGTAGTCCACCGCCTTGAGGTCGAAGGCCTGCACGGCGAAGCCCTCGTGCGCGGTGACGAACACGATCAGCGGCGGCCGGGCGAACCCGGCCAGCAGCCGGGCGATGTCCAGCCCGGTCAGCCCGGCCATCTGGATGTCCAGGAAGACCACGTCGATCCCGTCGGGCCCGTCCGGTCCGCTCTCCAGGGCCCGGGTGATCCGGCGCAGCGCCTCGGTGGCGTCGGAGGCGCCCTCGGCGCTGAGCACCCGGGGATCGGAGCGCAGCAGGTAGAGGAGTTCCTCCAGGAGCGGCTTCTCGTCGTCGACGGCCAGTACGCGCAGCATGGGGCGAGTCTAGGGAAGGCCCGGGCCCCCGCAAACGGAGCGCGGCCCCCGCCCAGGGGGGAGGAGGGCAGGGACCGCGCGGTTCCGGTTGTGGGGGGTTACTTGGTGATGAGGGTGCCGTCGGGGGCGACGGCGTACCAGGTGCCGCCGACGCCCTGGCCGTTGGTGTCGCCGGCCTTCTTGTCGCCGGTGAAGGTGTACACGGGCCAGCAGTTCACCGTCTGCTGCTTCTTGCCGTCCGGGCGGTCCAGGACCAGGTAGTTCTTCTCGATGATCCCCTTGGCGTTGGCCTTGTCCACCGGCGGTACGACCGGCCACTTGGCCACGCAGTCGCCCTCGCACTTGGAGACCATGGGCCAGGCGGTGTCCGGCTTGAAGCGGTAGACGGTCATGCCGTTGCCGTCGACGATGTGGTCGCCGAGCTTGGGGTCCTTGGCCACCGTCAGGGCGCCCGAGGTCTGGCCCGCTCCGGCGGGGGCGGGGGCCGCCTTCGCGGCCTTCTTGCCGTCGGGGGCGAAGGCGAACCAGGTGCCGCCGACGCCCTGCCCGTTCAGGTCGCCCGCCTTGGTGTCCTTGGCGAAGCGGTACGCGGGCCAGCCCGCCACCGTCAGCTGCTTGCTGCCGTCCTTGCGGACCACCTCGCCCAGCAGCGCCGGGTCCATGCCCGCGGCGGCCGTGACCTCGCCGGCCGCGACCACCGGCCAGGCCTTGGCGCAGTCCCCGTCGCAGTTCGAGGTGGGCGGCTTGGCGGTGTCCTTGTCGAAGCGGTACAGGGTGAAACCGGCGCTGTCGGTGAGCACCGAGCCCAGCTGGTCGGTGGCGGCGATCGCCAGCTGCCCGGCCGGCTTGGCGTCGCCGGCCTGCTGGGCGGGCTTCTCGCTGCCGTAGTTGTCCGCGGCGGGAGCCTGGACGGAGGCGGCTCCGGCCGGCTTGGTCGCGTCGGCCTTGTCGTTCCCGCCGCAGGCCGTCGCCGCGAGAGCGACGACGACCGCGACCGCAGCCAGGGAAGTTCCGCGCTTGATGTCCATGGTGTTCTCTCCCGTGTGGTGTCTGCCGTGCCCGTCGCCGGAACCTCGGCAACGTGTGGAGGACACGGCGGCACGGGAGCGAACCGTTCAGCGGGACTGGTATGGCGTGTTTCACTCACCTTCCGTCGAACCCGGCCCGGCGCAGGGCCGTGACCACAGCGAGGCCGAGGACCTGGTGTCCGGCGTCGTTGGGGTGCAGTCCGTCCGCGAGGTGCTCGGGTCCGAGCAGGTCCCGGCCCGGCAGCAGGGCGAGCCGGCCGTCCCCGGCGGCGATCCGGTCCCGGGCGGCCCGCTCCATCGCGTCCCGCAGCGCGCCCAGGGTGGCGCCGAGGCGGTTGGGGGTGCGTTCGGCGTCGGGGCGCAGTACGGGGGACAGGAGCAGCAGGGGGGTGCGCGGGTGGCCCTGGCGGACCAGGTCGAGGAACACGCGCGTGGTCTCGTACAGCAGCGGGGCGGTGAAGGGCACGCGGGACCAGCAGTTGGTGCCGAAGGCGAGGGTGAGGACGTCGGCGGGGAGCGCGGCGAGCTGTTCGGCGGTGGCCAGCTCCCCGCGGGCGGCGCCGGCGTAGCCGAGGTTGACCGTGTCCCAGCCCAGGGCCCGGCCGACGACCGAGGGCCAGCCGTGGGCGGGGCGGGTGGACCACCAGCCCTCGGTGATGGAGTCCCCGTGCACCACCCAGCGGGGAGCCCCGGGGGCGGGGGCGAGCTCCCCGCCGATGCCGCGCAGCCCCAGGATCCGCGGGGACTGCCCCTCGGGCGGGTGCAGGGTGAACGGCCCGCTCTGCCGGGGCAGTTCGAGGCGTACGACGGACTCCGCGGCGGGTTCGGTGAACACCTCGGTGAGCAGCCCGTGCCGGTTCCACAGGGCGAAGCCGTGCGAGAGGTCGCGCAGCGCGTCGGTGGGGCCGGGCACGGTGGCCCGGTAGCGGATCTCCACCGCGTGCGCCGCCCGGGTGGTGAACTCCAGCCGCACCCCTATGGGGAGGGTGGCGCGCTCGCCGGTGTCCCAGGGCAGCCGCATGGTGTCGGCCGGGTCGGCGCGCACCGGGCGGCCCCCGTCCAGCCAGGAGACCCCGCGCAGGAAGGGTCCGGGGTCCTGCCACCGCCCGTCGGGGCCGGGTGGTGGTGCCACGGGTGGGGTCACTCTTCGCCTCCGGCTCGTCGCAGCGGGTGCGGATCCATGGCGGCACGCTGCGACAGTTCTGACGCAGTGTCAAGGGTGGGGTCCGGGGGACTTATGCAGCGATCGATCATCCGTGCGCAACAAACGACCACCTCGAGCAGATCCGCGCAACGATCGTCCGCCAATGTGCAAGGATGGTGCATTACGGGCGGTATCACTCAGCTCGTAGGCTCACCCCCTGTACGTGGAGTGGCGCGGACCGCCTGCTCGGCGGTCCCCTCATGCCCAGACGGGCTCACCCCTGTCTGCCAACTGCTCCGGACCGCTGCGGTCGACGCCCGAACCGTCCCCATCCGCAGTGTCAAAGGAGTCCCCTCGTGCTCGATCAGGGCCAGGCACCCGCGCTCTCCAAGGAGACGCGCAAGCCCGTGAACCCGCTGATGCGGCGCAAGCCGGTCGAGCGGCTCGTCGCCGAGGGCGGCCAGGGCGAGGGCGGCTCGCTGCGCCGCTCGCTCACCATGTGGCAGCTGACGATGATCAGCATCGGCGCCACCCTGGGCACCGGCATCTTCGTCGTCCTCGGCACCGCCGCCCCCAAGGCCGGCCCCGCCGTGACGATCTCCTTCGTGATCGCGGGCCTGACCGCCCTGTTCTCGGCCCTGTCCTACGCCGAGCTGGCCGGCTCCGTGCCGGTCTCCGGCTCCTCGTACTCGTACGCGTACGCCACCATGGGCGAGCTCATAGCCTGGATCTGCGGCTGGTGCCTGGTCCTGGAGTACGCCGTCTCCGTCGCGGCCGTCGCCGTCGGCTGGGGCCAGTACGTCAACGAGTTCCTCGACGGGACCATCGGCGTCACCATCCCCGAGTCGGTCTCCGCACCGCTGGGCGAGGGCGGGTTCATCAACCTGCCGGCCCTGG
The Streptomyces sp. NBC_00091 genome window above contains:
- a CDS encoding SCO0930 family lipoprotein, which encodes MDIKRGTSLAAVAVVVALAATACGGNDKADATKPAGAASVQAPAADNYGSEKPAQQAGDAKPAGQLAIAATDQLGSVLTDSAGFTLYRFDKDTAKPPTSNCDGDCAKAWPVVAAGEVTAAAGMDPALLGEVVRKDGSKQLTVAGWPAYRFAKDTKAGDLNGQGVGGTWFAFAPDGKKAAKAAPAPAGAGQTSGALTVAKDPKLGDHIVDGNGMTVYRFKPDTAWPMVSKCEGDCVAKWPVVPPVDKANAKGIIEKNYLVLDRPDGKKQQTVNCWPVYTFTGDKKAGDTNGQGVGGTWYAVAPDGTLITK
- a CDS encoding LytTR family DNA-binding domain-containing protein, translating into MLRVLAVDDEKPLLEELLYLLRSDPRVLSAEGASDATEALRRITRALESGPDGPDGIDVVFLDIQMAGLTGLDIARLLAGFARPPLIVFVTAHEGFAVQAFDLKAVDYVLKPVRPERLAEAVRRARALLGRPGQPQTQEAQPGGPAPRRPAAEPATVGAADRAPEQIAVELGGVTRFVAIADIAYVEAQGDYARLHTDEGSHLVRIPLSTLEERWAARGFVRIHRRHLVALARIDELRLDAGTTSVRVGSAELQVSRRHARQLRDLLMRQATG
- a CDS encoding GDSL-type esterase/lipase family protein, yielding MTPPVAPPPGPDGRWQDPGPFLRGVSWLDGGRPVRADPADTMRLPWDTGERATLPIGVRLEFTTRAAHAVEIRYRATVPGPTDALRDLSHGFALWNRHGLLTEVFTEPAAESVVRLELPRQSGPFTLHPPEGQSPRILGLRGIGGELAPAPGAPRWVVHGDSITEGWWSTRPAHGWPSVVGRALGWDTVNLGYAGAARGELATAEQLAALPADVLTLAFGTNCWSRVPFTAPLLYETTRVFLDLVRQGHPRTPLLLLSPVLRPDAERTPNRLGATLGALRDAMERAARDRIAAGDGRLALLPGRDLLGPEHLADGLHPNDAGHQVLGLAVVTALRRAGFDGR